One window of the Janthinobacterium sp. PAMC25594 genome contains the following:
- a CDS encoding sensor histidine kinase: protein MLPISSLPQLLKTILAWLQRAFDATTTWVTQLSWWKFFLFAALALIAGSILQDELFSSSPDEEVVIKSHKRSSKGTGDTNILIDDTGIHFNPRNSKNRRSSTADAASDPVDAAEADAQASAVPPEPPQPPAAPAKPSYPVTTNASGEEVHIELPPQIGEELSNAIEEAVDDAAEQKVSRYHQQASTWFKSFVSLLVLALFAMKALVGGKKRAEAETVTANEAAERESMQRQLSEAKMQMMQAQVEPHFLFNTLASVEHLIQVDPPRAAKMQRSLIQYLRAVLPQMRDNALITNLGREADMVQAYLNLLKMRMEERLTVDFQIPDGLRSAAFPPMMLQSMVENAIKHGLEVKPEGGTLRIVAEVAHSKLRVIVTDDGLGFGVVPSDGTGLGLPTIRERLKLLHGDQGSLTITPNQPSGVCAVIEVPYQLSK, encoded by the coding sequence ATGCTTCCGATTTCCAGCCTGCCCCAATTGTTGAAAACCATTCTCGCCTGGTTGCAACGGGCATTCGACGCGACGACAACCTGGGTTACCCAACTGTCCTGGTGGAAATTTTTCCTGTTCGCGGCGCTGGCCCTGATCGCCGGCTCCATTTTGCAAGATGAGCTGTTCTCGTCCAGCCCGGACGAAGAAGTTGTCATCAAGTCGCATAAACGCAGCAGCAAGGGCACGGGTGATACCAATATCCTGATCGACGATACCGGCATCCATTTCAATCCCCGCAACAGCAAGAACCGGCGTAGCAGCACGGCCGACGCCGCCAGCGATCCAGTCGATGCCGCCGAGGCGGACGCCCAAGCCAGCGCCGTGCCGCCTGAGCCGCCCCAACCACCGGCCGCCCCCGCCAAGCCCAGCTATCCAGTAACGACGAATGCTTCGGGCGAAGAAGTCCATATTGAACTGCCGCCACAAATCGGCGAAGAGCTGTCGAATGCCATCGAAGAAGCGGTCGATGATGCGGCGGAGCAAAAAGTGTCGCGCTACCACCAGCAAGCGTCCACCTGGTTCAAGAGTTTCGTGTCCTTGCTGGTGTTGGCCCTTTTCGCCATGAAAGCCCTGGTTGGCGGCAAGAAACGCGCCGAGGCGGAAACTGTCACCGCGAATGAGGCGGCCGAACGCGAATCCATGCAGCGCCAGCTCAGCGAAGCGAAGATGCAGATGATGCAGGCGCAAGTCGAGCCGCATTTCCTGTTCAATACGCTCGCTTCCGTCGAGCACCTGATCCAGGTCGATCCGCCGCGCGCAGCCAAGATGCAGCGCAGCCTGATCCAGTATCTGCGCGCCGTACTGCCGCAAATGCGCGACAACGCCCTGATTACCAACCTGGGCCGCGAAGCGGACATGGTGCAAGCGTACCTGAACCTGCTGAAAATGCGGATGGAGGAACGCCTGACCGTCGACTTCCAGATTCCCGATGGCCTGCGCAGCGCCGCCTTCCCGCCCATGATGCTGCAATCGATGGTGGAAAATGCCATCAAGCACGGACTGGAAGTCAAGCCGGAAGGCGGCACCCTGCGCATCGTGGCAGAAGTGGCGCATAGCAAGCTGCGCGTGATCGTCACCGATGACGGCCTGGGCTTTGGCGTGGTGCCCAGCGATGGCACGGGACTGGGTTTGCCCACCATCCGCGAACGCCTGAAGCTGCTGCATGGCGACCAGGGCAGCCTGACCATTACGCCAAATCAACCGTCCGGCGTGTGTGCCGTGATCGAAGTGCCATATCAGCTGTCCAAATAA
- a CDS encoding LytTR family DNA-binding domain-containing protein: MPTAIIADDERLMRDQLRLRLGQAWPELEIIGEAKNGDEAIELVEQLKPDFAFLDIRMPGKTGMEAAQVIGSKTHIVFVTAYDTHAVEAFERGAVDYVLKPPEHERLLVTVERLKTHLNKPALDVNSSVTAMLSQLAEKITAKPTYLQWIQASIGQDLRMIPVEEILFFRSDEKYTCVQTAKYEALIRKPVRDLAEELDPALFWQIHRATLVNVNAIEGVTRDIRGRHLVLIKGKSDKLEVSRSFLHLFKQM, encoded by the coding sequence ATGCCTACCGCTATTATTGCCGACGACGAAAGACTGATGCGCGACCAGCTGCGCCTGCGCCTGGGCCAGGCCTGGCCCGAACTGGAAATCATCGGCGAAGCCAAGAATGGCGACGAAGCGATCGAACTGGTGGAGCAACTCAAGCCCGACTTTGCCTTCCTCGATATCCGCATGCCGGGCAAGACGGGCATGGAGGCGGCGCAAGTGATAGGCAGCAAGACGCATATCGTCTTCGTCACGGCCTACGACACCCACGCCGTCGAAGCCTTCGAGCGGGGCGCCGTCGATTATGTGCTCAAGCCGCCCGAGCATGAGCGTTTGCTGGTGACGGTGGAGCGCCTGAAAACGCACCTGAACAAGCCTGCGCTGGACGTCAACAGCAGCGTTACGGCCATGCTGTCGCAGCTGGCGGAAAAAATCACGGCCAAGCCCACCTATTTGCAATGGATACAGGCCAGCATCGGCCAGGACTTGCGCATGATCCCGGTGGAAGAGATTTTATTTTTCCGTTCGGATGAGAAATACACTTGCGTGCAAACCGCCAAGTACGAGGCACTGATCCGCAAGCCCGTGCGCGATCTGGCCGAAGAGCTCGACCCTGCGCTGTTCTGGCAAATCCACCGCGCCACCCTGGTCAACGTGAATGCCATCGAAGGCGTGACGCGCGACATCCGCGGCCGCCACCTGGTACTCATCAAAGGCAAATCCGACAAGCTCGAAGTGAGCCGCAGCTTCTTGCACCTGTTCAAGCAAATGTAA
- a CDS encoding PAS domain-containing sensor histidine kinase encodes MPDRGSPTLLRILPLGMAAALLLCLFPPLKARRQRQARGQAIIDSASDAIISIDSGQFILHANAAAARLFDDTLAGMRGMRLGHYILRDLRTLGSLGKHEGDPPFGDISQELRLTGRRATDYTLTGRRSDGAMFPLEGSLSAMQEDGHSVFTIIVRDISARQQMHEQLARSFSQLRELSSALQSIREEERKHIARELHDDLGQLLATLRVDLTLVRQHSDTTAPLQALLHSMDGLLVTAITSLRRIASNLRPRALDEGGLYFALQKLRHDFLLRRAIHFDLLADEADLVLDDARSTAIYRIVQEALTNIARHAEASHITIALHRIDSSLAITIQDDGRGIAEHDLEKATALGLLGMRERVWGLNGSIHIGADSELGGTRIEISLPMQAEVMETATS; translated from the coding sequence ATGCCCGACCGAGGCAGTCCCACACTGCTGCGCATCCTGCCGCTGGGCATGGCGGCGGCGCTATTGCTGTGCTTGTTTCCTCCGCTGAAAGCCCGCCGACAGCGGCAGGCGCGCGGGCAAGCCATCATCGACAGCGCCAGCGACGCCATCATCAGCATCGACAGCGGGCAATTCATCCTGCATGCGAACGCGGCGGCAGCCAGATTGTTCGACGACACGCTGGCCGGCATGCGCGGCATGCGCCTGGGCCACTATATCCTGCGCGACTTGCGCACCCTGGGCAGCCTGGGCAAGCACGAGGGCGACCCGCCGTTTGGCGACATCAGCCAGGAGCTGCGCCTGACGGGCCGGCGCGCCACCGACTACACCCTGACGGGACGGCGCAGCGATGGCGCCATGTTTCCCCTCGAAGGCTCGCTCTCGGCCATGCAGGAAGACGGCCATAGCGTATTTACCATCATCGTGCGCGATATCAGCGCGCGCCAGCAGATGCATGAACAGCTGGCCCGCTCCTTTTCGCAATTGCGTGAATTGTCGAGCGCTCTGCAATCCATCCGCGAAGAAGAGCGCAAACATATCGCGCGCGAACTGCATGATGACTTGGGGCAATTGCTAGCCACCTTGCGGGTCGACCTGACCCTGGTGCGCCAGCACTCGGACACCACCGCGCCTCTGCAAGCGTTGCTGCACAGCATGGACGGCTTGCTGGTGACGGCCATCACTTCGCTGCGGCGCATCGCCAGCAACCTGCGTCCGCGCGCGCTCGATGAAGGAGGCTTGTATTTCGCGCTGCAAAAATTGCGCCACGACTTCCTCTTGCGCCGCGCCATCCATTTTGACTTGCTGGCCGACGAGGCCGACCTCGTGCTCGACGACGCGCGCAGCACGGCCATCTACCGCATCGTGCAAGAAGCGCTGACGAATATCGCGCGCCATGCCGAGGCAAGCCACATCACCATCGCCCTGCACCGCATCGATTCCTCGCTGGCGATCACCATTCAGGATGACGGCCGCGGCATTGCCGAACATGACCTGGAAAAAGCCACGGCCTTGGGGCTGCTGGGCATGCGCGAGCGGGTGTGGGGCTTGAACGGCAGCATCCATATCGGCGCCGATAGCGAGCTGGGCGGCACGCGCATCGAAATCTCGCTGCCCATGCAGGCGGAAGTGATGGAAACAGCCACGTCATAA
- a CDS encoding porin produces MKKITLAALIIGTFAAATAQAQSNVTVYGVVDLGIAKTTGAALLERENQASRIGFKGTEDLGNGLKAIFNLESEFKADTGAQATANTLFDRQAWVGLTGDFGTVYLGRTKDLIDGTLARVDPFNTYGVIGKINEPVMRGGQSPNGPQAIPSTSVVGVSRVSNAVTYNSPSFSGFVVSGQYVASEIKDADSGFSVVATYDQGPASAHAGYQKKVQSAANAAAEPKLWIVGGGYKFGPAKITVDYSKADTDVAVTGEFKSYLLGLAYDIGGGAIKVSYVKQKQDSKTVSGKETAKAYGLGYDYPLSKRTAVYGYAGRDQFSEKSMYQLGMTHKF; encoded by the coding sequence GTGAAAAAAATTACTCTGGCAGCATTGATCATCGGTACCTTCGCAGCAGCGACGGCGCAAGCACAATCGAACGTTACCGTCTACGGCGTGGTCGATCTGGGCATTGCCAAGACCACGGGCGCTGCGTTGCTGGAACGTGAAAATCAGGCATCGCGCATTGGTTTCAAGGGCACGGAAGATCTGGGTAATGGCTTGAAAGCCATTTTCAACCTGGAAAGCGAATTCAAGGCTGACACCGGTGCGCAAGCGACCGCCAATACCCTGTTCGATCGCCAGGCATGGGTTGGCCTGACCGGTGACTTCGGTACCGTCTACCTGGGCCGTACCAAGGACCTGATCGATGGCACCCTGGCACGCGTCGATCCATTCAACACCTACGGCGTCATCGGCAAGATCAATGAGCCAGTCATGCGCGGCGGCCAGTCGCCCAATGGCCCGCAAGCCATCCCGAGCACATCGGTCGTGGGCGTGTCGCGCGTCAGCAATGCCGTGACCTACAACAGCCCATCGTTCAGCGGTTTCGTCGTCAGCGGCCAATACGTCGCCAGCGAAATCAAGGATGCCGATTCGGGCTTCAGCGTGGTTGCCACGTATGACCAAGGTCCAGCGAGCGCACACGCCGGCTACCAGAAGAAAGTGCAGTCCGCTGCCAACGCAGCGGCTGAGCCGAAACTGTGGATCGTCGGCGGCGGTTACAAATTTGGCCCTGCCAAAATCACCGTCGATTACTCGAAAGCAGATACCGATGTCGCCGTTACCGGCGAATTCAAGAGCTACCTGCTGGGTCTGGCCTATGACATCGGCGGCGGCGCCATCAAGGTCAGCTACGTGAAGCAGAAGCAAGACAGCAAGACCGTCAGCGGCAAGGAAACGGCCAAGGCCTATGGCCTGGGCTATGATTACCCGCTGTCGAAGCGTACTGCCGTTTACGGCTATGCTGGCCGCGACCAGTTCAGCGAAAAATCGATGTATCAGCTGGGTATGACCCACAAGTTCTAA
- a CDS encoding class I SAM-dependent methyltransferase — MITDQLAKYYATIAQQYERVYDKPERQEDLEVLRDKVADVLEGHTVLELACGTGYWTEVVAESAESVLATDINDEMLALAQARGLPDNVTFAKLDAFNLPDDLLGKFTAVFAGFWWSHVKREDQDKYLKQLRNKLGKDILLVLIDNSYVDGSSTVIARTDLLGNTHQFRTTDAGERYEVLKNFPSDSHLRKKFAHSAREIRMKRLEYYWLLSCRLK, encoded by the coding sequence ATGATTACCGATCAGCTTGCCAAATATTACGCCACCATCGCGCAGCAGTACGAGCGCGTCTATGACAAGCCCGAACGCCAGGAAGACCTGGAAGTGTTGCGCGACAAGGTTGCCGACGTGCTGGAAGGCCACACCGTGCTGGAACTGGCCTGTGGTACCGGCTACTGGACGGAAGTGGTCGCCGAGTCGGCCGAGTCCGTGCTGGCCACCGATATCAACGATGAAATGCTGGCGCTGGCCCAGGCCCGCGGCTTGCCCGACAACGTCACCTTCGCCAAGCTCGACGCATTCAACTTGCCCGATGATCTGCTGGGCAAGTTCACGGCCGTGTTCGCCGGTTTCTGGTGGTCGCACGTCAAGCGCGAAGACCAGGACAAATACCTGAAGCAATTGCGCAACAAGCTGGGCAAGGACATCCTGCTGGTGCTGATCGACAATTCCTATGTCGATGGCAGCAGCACGGTCATCGCGCGCACTGACTTGCTGGGCAATACCCACCAGTTCCGCACAACGGATGCGGGCGAGCGCTATGAAGTGCTGAAGAATTTCCCGTCGGATAGTCATCTGCGCAAGAAGTTTGCCCACTCGGCCCGTGAAATCCGCATGAAGCGCCTGGAATACTACTGGCTGCTGAGCTGCCGCCTGAAGTAA
- a CDS encoding CysB family HTH-type transcriptional regulator, producing MNLHQLRFVREAVRQNYNLTDAAKALFTSQPGVSKAIIELEEELGVDIFTRHGKRIRSLTEPGRLVLESVELIMQEIDSMKRIGKEFAAQDSGSFTIATTHTQARYTLPKVVQAFMLKFPKVRLSLLQGNPRQIAEMVQRDQADLAIATESIAAIDGLITLPCYQWEHVVVVPVDHPLLKSKSVTLEEIAAFPLITYDSAFAGRNKIDHAFVLRGLKPDILLEAIDADVIKTYVELGMGIGIIAGMAFDAERDKGLRSIPVGHLFGMNVSRVAVKQGAYLRSYIYTFIELLTPTLNRKLIEQAMSGDKEHYEL from the coding sequence ATGAATCTCCATCAACTGCGCTTCGTGCGCGAAGCGGTCCGTCAGAACTATAACCTGACGGATGCCGCCAAGGCCTTGTTTACGTCGCAACCTGGCGTATCGAAAGCCATCATCGAGCTGGAGGAAGAGTTGGGTGTGGATATTTTTACACGCCACGGCAAGCGCATCCGCAGCTTGACGGAGCCGGGCCGCCTGGTGCTGGAATCGGTCGAGCTGATCATGCAGGAAATCGACAGCATGAAGCGCATCGGCAAGGAGTTCGCGGCGCAGGACAGCGGCAGCTTTACCATTGCCACCACGCATACGCAGGCGCGCTACACCTTGCCCAAGGTGGTGCAAGCCTTCATGCTGAAGTTCCCCAAGGTACGCTTGTCTTTGCTGCAAGGCAACCCACGCCAGATCGCCGAGATGGTGCAGCGCGACCAGGCCGATCTTGCCATCGCCACGGAATCGATCGCCGCCATCGATGGCCTGATTACCTTGCCCTGCTATCAATGGGAGCACGTGGTGGTGGTGCCGGTCGACCATCCGCTGCTCAAATCGAAGTCCGTGACCCTGGAAGAAATCGCCGCTTTCCCCCTGATTACCTATGACAGCGCGTTTGCCGGACGCAACAAGATCGACCACGCTTTCGTGCTGCGCGGCCTGAAGCCGGACATCTTGCTGGAAGCCATCGATGCCGACGTCATCAAGACTTATGTCGAGTTGGGCATGGGGATTGGTATCATAGCGGGTATGGCCTTTGATGCCGAACGCGACAAAGGCTTGCGCTCCATCCCTGTCGGCCACCTGTTCGGCATGAATGTGTCGCGCGTGGCCGTCAAGCAGGGCGCGTATTTGCGCAGCTATATTTATACCTTTATCGAGTTGCTGACGCCGACCCTGAACCGCAAGCTCATTGAGCAGGCGATGAGCGGTGATAAAGAGCACTACGAACTATAA
- a CDS encoding sulfite exporter TauE/SafE family protein, translating to MTLSYIVSGFAVGLLVGMTGVGGGSLMTPLLTLLFGVPPSVAVGTDLAFASITKSAGTLTHRLRGTIRWDIVKRLCIGALPAAVVSTLALKSFGTLSPEIGQIIRYSIAGSVLLTVVALVFKGRMLTWINAHPEKQLQGNKLAAATIISGVVLGTLVTISSIGAGAIGATLLVMLYPRMSSAEVAGTDIAYAVPLTAIAALGHWWLGSIHWELLASLLVGSLPGITLGSWVARSVPEKFLRVLLAMTLTGVAIKLIY from the coding sequence ATGACTTTGTCTTATATAGTCTCAGGATTTGCCGTAGGATTACTCGTAGGAATGACCGGCGTGGGCGGCGGCTCGCTGATGACGCCGCTGTTAACCCTGCTGTTTGGCGTGCCGCCCTCCGTGGCCGTGGGCACCGACCTGGCTTTCGCCTCGATCACCAAGAGCGCCGGCACCCTGACACACCGCCTGCGTGGCACCATCCGCTGGGATATCGTCAAGCGCCTGTGCATCGGCGCCCTGCCTGCCGCCGTCGTGTCGACCCTGGCGCTCAAATCCTTTGGCACGCTGTCGCCGGAAATCGGCCAGATCATCCGTTACTCGATCGCCGGCTCCGTACTGCTGACCGTGGTCGCGCTGGTCTTCAAGGGCCGCATGCTGACGTGGATCAACGCCCACCCTGAGAAACAATTACAAGGCAACAAGCTTGCCGCCGCGACCATCATTTCAGGCGTCGTGCTGGGCACGCTGGTCACGATCTCGTCGATCGGCGCCGGCGCCATCGGCGCCACCTTGCTGGTGATGCTGTATCCACGCATGAGTTCGGCCGAAGTGGCGGGCACCGATATCGCCTACGCCGTGCCCCTGACGGCCATCGCCGCCCTGGGCCACTGGTGGCTCGGTTCCATCCACTGGGAACTGCTGGCCTCGCTGCTGGTCGGCTCCCTGCCCGGCATCACGCTCGGTTCCTGGGTCGCGCGCTCCGTGCCGGAAAAGTTTTTAAGAGTGCTGCTGGCGATGACCTTGACCGGCGTGGCAATAAAGCTAATCTATTAA
- a CDS encoding nitrite/sulfite reductase — MYHYDQYDHLIIKERIAQYRDQVARRIANELTEEEFIPLRLQNGLYMQRHAYMLRIAVPYGLLSSTQMRMFAHIARKYDRGYGHFTTRQNIQFNWIELEQTPDILTDLASVEMHAIQTSGNCIRNTTSDPYAGVAADEIIDPRPYAEVLRQWSTFHPEFIALPRKFKVAINGAEQDRAAIAVHDIGLTAVRNAAGEVGFKVMAGGGMGRTPILGSVVRDFLPWQHLLTYIQAIMRVYNLHGRRDNKYKARIKILLKAIGVEEFTRQVEAEWVDLKDGPETLTTEEMQRVADFFNPPAYLALPELDYKAEHEDNKAYVNWLARNVKPHQRPGYVAVVLSLKKTGVPPGDATAEQIDFAADLSDRYSFGELRVTHEQNLVLADVEQSKLFKLWQEAKAHGLATPNIGLLTDMICCPGGDFCSLANAKSLPIAAAIAERFDSIDFQHDIGEIELNISGCINACGHHHVGSIGILGVDKDGSEWYQVSIGGAQGNNAAIGKIIGPSFSSLQMPEVIGRLLHVYVRDRHEGERFVDTAQRLGLAPFKEHVYATPITVGNLVGEDEYV, encoded by the coding sequence ATGTACCATTACGATCAGTACGACCACCTCATCATCAAAGAGCGCATCGCCCAGTACCGAGACCAGGTTGCGCGCCGTATCGCCAATGAACTGACGGAAGAGGAATTCATCCCGCTGCGCCTGCAAAACGGCCTGTACATGCAACGTCACGCCTACATGCTGCGCATCGCCGTGCCGTACGGCTTGCTGTCGTCGACGCAGATGCGCATGTTCGCGCACATCGCGCGCAAGTATGACCGCGGCTATGGCCATTTCACCACGCGCCAGAACATCCAGTTCAACTGGATCGAGCTGGAACAGACGCCCGATATCCTGACCGACCTGGCTTCCGTGGAAATGCACGCGATCCAGACGTCCGGCAACTGTATCCGTAATACAACATCGGACCCGTACGCCGGTGTCGCCGCCGATGAAATCATCGATCCGCGCCCGTACGCGGAAGTGTTGCGCCAGTGGAGCACCTTCCACCCCGAGTTCATCGCCCTGCCGCGCAAATTCAAGGTCGCCATCAATGGCGCCGAGCAAGACCGCGCCGCCATCGCCGTGCACGACATCGGCTTGACGGCCGTGCGCAACGCCGCTGGCGAGGTGGGCTTCAAGGTGATGGCGGGCGGCGGCATGGGCCGCACGCCGATCCTGGGCAGCGTCGTGCGCGACTTCCTGCCATGGCAGCATTTGCTGACGTACATCCAGGCCATCATGCGCGTGTACAACCTGCACGGCCGCCGCGACAACAAATACAAGGCGCGCATCAAGATTCTGTTGAAAGCCATCGGCGTGGAAGAATTCACGCGCCAGGTGGAAGCGGAGTGGGTCGATTTGAAGGATGGCCCGGAAACATTGACGACCGAGGAAATGCAGCGCGTGGCGGACTTTTTCAATCCGCCCGCTTACCTTGCCCTGCCGGAACTCGACTACAAGGCCGAACATGAGGACAACAAGGCGTATGTGAACTGGCTGGCGCGCAACGTCAAGCCACACCAGCGCCCCGGCTACGTGGCCGTGGTGCTGTCGCTCAAAAAAACGGGCGTGCCACCGGGCGACGCGACGGCCGAGCAGATCGACTTCGCGGCCGATCTCTCCGACCGCTACAGCTTCGGCGAACTGCGCGTGACGCATGAGCAAAACCTGGTGCTGGCTGACGTGGAGCAATCGAAACTGTTCAAGCTGTGGCAGGAAGCCAAGGCGCACGGCCTGGCCACGCCGAACATCGGCTTGCTGACGGACATGATCTGCTGCCCCGGTGGCGATTTCTGCTCGCTGGCGAACGCCAAGTCGCTGCCGATCGCGGCCGCCATCGCGGAACGCTTCGACAGCATCGACTTCCAGCACGACATCGGCGAGATCGAACTGAATATTTCCGGCTGCATCAATGCCTGCGGCCACCATCACGTGGGCAGCATCGGCATCCTCGGCGTCGACAAGGATGGCAGCGAATGGTATCAAGTGTCGATCGGCGGCGCGCAAGGCAACAACGCGGCCATCGGCAAGATCATCGGACCATCGTTCTCTTCCCTGCAGATGCCTGAAGTCATCGGCCGCCTGCTGCACGTCTACGTGCGCGACCGCCATGAAGGCGAGCGCTTCGTCGATACGGCCCAGCGCCTGGGCCTGGCGCCGTTCAAGGAACACGTATATGCAACGCCGATCACGGTCGGCAACCTGGTGGGAGAAGACGAATATGTTTGA
- a CDS encoding DUF934 domain-containing protein: MFEVREEIIKNAAVVPNTWGLLRLDEGETPETVVVPAGKVIVPLPVWQAQRETLLARQPDIGVWLASDERPEELAADVAQLPVIGVDFPKFTDGRGYSIAFNLRARLGFQGELRAIGDVLRDQLFSMHRVGFDAYATRPDRSIHDALKGLSVFSETYQASWDQKSPLFRRHQREGQNPDLDNAAGI, from the coding sequence ATGTTTGAAGTACGCGAAGAAATCATCAAGAACGCCGCCGTGGTGCCAAATACCTGGGGCTTGCTGCGCCTCGATGAGGGCGAGACGCCGGAAACGGTGGTCGTGCCTGCAGGCAAGGTCATCGTGCCGCTGCCCGTGTGGCAAGCCCAGCGCGAAACCCTGCTGGCACGCCAGCCCGACATCGGCGTCTGGCTGGCCAGCGACGAGCGCCCGGAAGAACTGGCCGCCGACGTGGCGCAACTGCCCGTCATCGGCGTGGACTTTCCGAAATTCACGGATGGCCGCGGCTACTCCATCGCCTTCAACCTGCGCGCCCGCCTGGGTTTCCAGGGTGAATTGCGCGCCATCGGCGACGTGCTGCGCGACCAGCTGTTTTCCATGCATCGCGTCGGCTTCGACGCGTATGCGACCCGGCCCGACCGCAGCATCCATGACGCCCTGAAAGGTTTATCGGTCTTTTCGGAAACCTACCAGGCCTCGTGGGATCAGAAATCGCCGCTGTTCCGCCGCCACCAGCGCGAAGGCCAGAATCCTGACCTCGACAACGCAGCCGGCATCTGA
- a CDS encoding phosphoadenylyl-sulfate reductase, translating to MSDLTSLIDATGQTLTRIAAEFSPAVFASSLAAEDMVLTDMILKAKLPIGIFSLETGRLHQETLAVLDKVKARYDHDITLYRPQPELVAAYVEQNGLNAFYDSVEMRRECCRIRKVEPLGRALAGNKAWVTGQRRAQSTTRAELHVQEDDPAHAMTKFNPLADWSEQDVWDYIRANDVPYNALHDQGYPSIGCEPCTRAVQPGEDVRAGRWWWENPDSKECGLHMVDGKLIRIKSVAA from the coding sequence ATGAGCGATTTGACTTCTTTGATTGACGCCACCGGGCAAACGCTGACACGCATCGCCGCGGAGTTTTCGCCGGCCGTGTTCGCGTCCAGCCTGGCAGCCGAAGACATGGTGCTGACCGACATGATTCTCAAGGCAAAGCTGCCAATCGGCATCTTTTCCCTGGAAACGGGACGGCTGCACCAGGAAACCCTGGCCGTGCTCGACAAGGTCAAGGCCCGCTACGACCACGACATCACCCTGTACCGCCCGCAGCCGGAGCTTGTCGCCGCCTACGTGGAACAGAACGGTCTCAACGCGTTTTATGACAGCGTCGAGATGCGCCGCGAATGCTGCCGCATCCGCAAGGTCGAGCCGCTGGGCCGCGCCCTGGCCGGCAACAAGGCCTGGGTCACGGGCCAGCGCCGCGCGCAGTCCACCACGCGCGCCGAACTGCATGTGCAGGAAGACGATCCGGCGCACGCGATGACGAAATTTAATCCGCTGGCCGACTGGTCCGAGCAGGATGTGTGGGACTATATCCGTGCCAACGACGTGCCCTACAACGCGCTGCACGACCAGGGCTACCCGTCCATCGGCTGCGAACCGTGCACGCGGGCCGTCCAGCCGGGCGAAGATGTGCGCGCCGGACGCTGGTGGTGGGAAAACCCGGACTCCAAGGAATGCGGCCTGCACATGGTGGACGGTAAGTTGATACGCATCAAATCCGTGGCAGCCTGA
- the cysD gene encoding sulfate adenylyltransferase subunit CysD has protein sequence MSNILNQRHLDSLESEAIHILREVAAESANPALLFSGGKDSVVLLRLAEKAFRPGKFPFPLVHIDTGHNFPEVITFRDKKVAELGERLIVGSVEDSIQRGTVRLRNPATDSRNAAQAVTLLETIAEHKFDACIGGARRDEEKARAKERIFSFRDEFGAWDPKAQRPELWDLYNTRVHPGENMRVFPISNWTELDVWQYIAREKLELPPIYFAHERQVIPRNGLLVPLTDLTPPREGETVETQVVRFRTVGDISCTCPVSSDAATVDAIIAETAITQITERGATRMDDQTSEASMEKRKKAGYF, from the coding sequence ATGAGCAATATTTTGAACCAGCGTCACCTCGACAGCCTTGAATCGGAAGCCATCCACATCCTGCGCGAAGTGGCGGCCGAATCGGCCAATCCCGCGCTGCTGTTTTCCGGCGGCAAGGATTCCGTCGTCCTGCTGCGTTTGGCCGAAAAAGCCTTCCGTCCAGGCAAGTTTCCATTCCCGCTCGTGCATATCGACACGGGCCACAACTTCCCGGAAGTCATCACGTTCCGCGACAAGAAAGTGGCCGAACTGGGCGAACGCCTGATCGTCGGCTCCGTGGAAGACTCGATCCAGCGCGGCACCGTGCGCCTGCGCAACCCGGCCACGGATTCGCGCAATGCGGCGCAAGCCGTGACCTTGCTGGAAACGATCGCCGAACATAAATTTGACGCCTGCATCGGCGGCGCGCGCCGCGATGAAGAAAAGGCCCGCGCCAAGGAACGCATCTTTTCCTTCCGCGACGAATTCGGCGCCTGGGACCCGAAAGCCCAGCGCCCGGAACTGTGGGACCTGTATAACACGCGCGTGCATCCCGGTGAAAACATGCGCGTCTTCCCCATCTCGAACTGGACGGAACTGGACGTGTGGCAATACATTGCCCGCGAAAAGCTGGAATTGCCGCCGATCTACTTTGCCCACGAGCGCCAGGTGATCCCGCGCAACGGTTTATTGGTACCGCTGACGGACCTGACGCCACCACGCGAAGGCGAAACGGTGGAAACGCAAGTCGTGCGCTTCCGCACGGTGGGCGACATTTCGTGCACCTGCCCCGTCTCGTCCGACGCGGCGACGGTCGACGCCATCATCGCCGAAACGGCAATCACGCAAATCACGGAACGGGGCGCCACCCGCATGGATGACCAGACTTCCGAAGCCTCGATGGAAAAACGCAAGAAAGCAGGGTATTTCTAA